A window of Cytobacillus sp. FSL H8-0458 genomic DNA:
TCATGCTTGCTTTCAAAAACCTTCACTTCCATCCCGATTTTGCGAAGGGCAATGGCTGCGCTAAGCCCTCCGATGCCTGCACCTATGATGATAGCTTTCATCGTATCACCGCTTCCCCTCTTACAAGTACATATAATCCAACCATTGAATTAATCTACTATTTTATTTATTTCTTAACTTATTTAATTCTGGAATATGTTTATAAATATCCGATACTTTATCTACAACCTCTAACTTCACTGCATCTCCGCCATTTCCCGTCATAGCAGTATTTATAAATCCATATATTAATCTCAGCAATGTTTTAGCATCAGCTTCTGTAAGATGATTAACAGCATCTATCGTATTGTCAAACTCATTACTATCAGTAGTTTCTTTCAATGTCATCCCTCCTCATAAATAATAGGATTTTAATATCCTTCTTAAACAAACCTGCCTCTTTATTTGAATAACTAACTTTCGTTTAATCTATTAAACAGAATACCGATAGAACCTTTTATCAACCTGTAATACTGGAAAATTCTTGGGCAACTCTTTAAGACCTATACTTAAAAATCCATTTTTTTCGTAAAATCTATGAGCGGCTAAAAATTGGGGTGTGGTTCCAAGATACACTGTTTTTATTGAGTTTTCCTTCGCCCATTTAATTGCATTGTTTAATAAGAGACTTGCAGTTTTAAATTTTGCGCCTCGGAATTCTTTATCTACAAACATCTTTCTTAATGCAACTTGATTATTTCCTATATCTAATAGACTGATTGTACCAACTACTTTCTCGTTATAAACAGCTATCCAAAAGTTTCCACTACCAGTCTGGTAAAAATCTTCTATGGTAAACAAATCAGGTTGGTCCTTCCTAGTTATCGGAATGTTATATTCTTGTTGCTGGATATCAAGAATTAAATCTACGACTTGAGCTTGATACTCATTAGAATATTGTTTCACAATGGGACTATTATTCATAAATTCACACCGCCTAAAAATGACTCTACTTTCTAAATTTAACAACAAAATACATTTTTAGGAACCCTCGTTCTTTGGTTAACCTACCCTAATGAAAAAAAAAGGCTACTGTATTACTAAGACTGAGCTTGAGCATAAGTATTCGTTACTTAATTGGAAAGACCGGCAACTCTAATTTACAACCTTTTCAGTTAATCCGAAAATAAAAATTACTTTTCAGAGTAAATTATTGTTTGTTTCAATAGTAATATGTATTACCTTATAAAGTAAGGAGGATGAAAAAATGGATGATTTGAAATTAAATGTTTCTCTTCTGCGAAGAAAAGTACCAAATCTTACAAGTGCTGCTAAATCAGTCGGCTTACGCCCAGCAACAGTTTCTAATTTATGTACAGGAAAAATCCCCTTGGGGCGTTCTGAAGTCAGAACTCTAGTTGCTCTTGCAACCTTAGCACAATGCAGTGTTGATGAATTAATTTTAAAGGGGGAAACGGTTGATATGATTGAAACAAAAATAAAGACGTTAGATTTATTTGCACCAATTGCTAAAGGTGGAACAGTGGGACTTGTAGCACGTCCTGGAATGGGGCAGCTTGTTGTTCTTGGAGAGGTATTTTTCAGGCTGAAAAACGACGGATATTCCACTATATTACTTAAGCCAGAAGCTCCTCATCCAGAAATAAATGACATCATCGATTATGTCGATGTAGTTGTTGAATCAATCGAAAAAGCTCTTGATCAAATAGTTAAATCCGGGAAGAATAAAGAAATAATTTTTTGTGCTGACCGCTCCAATGTATTATCTGGTGATATATATAAACTTCAAGAAAATCTGCAGGATGGAAATATTCAAAATGTAACTACTTTCCTTCTGGATTTAAAGGGTGAAGCAGTTGATGATGACCTTCCATATGGCCCACTAGAAACAGTATGGCAATTTGATGCAGACCTCACAGCAAGACACCGATTTCCCGCCGTTAATCCCATCTATTCGACATCTTCAGTATTGGAAGGTGGCCATCTAGACCAAAGTCATTTGTATATTCAACAAAGAGGACAAAAACTTTTACGTCGATATCGAGAGTTGCGCTCTCTCGTAAACGTTAAAGGATTGGATGCAGTTCCATCATCTGAATTAGAAACATATCGAAGAGGAGAACGTTTAGAGGCATACCTGACCCAGCCTTTTTATGTAGCAGAACCATTTACACG
This region includes:
- a CDS encoding GNAT family N-acetyltransferase encodes the protein MNNSPIVKQYSNEYQAQVVDLILDIQQQEYNIPITRKDQPDLFTIEDFYQTGSGNFWIAVYNEKVVGTISLLDIGNNQVALRKMFVDKEFRGAKFKTASLLLNNAIKWAKENSIKTVYLGTTPQFLAAHRFYEKNGFLSIGLKELPKNFPVLQVDKRFYRYSV